In Euwallacea similis isolate ESF13 chromosome 5, ESF131.1, whole genome shotgun sequence, a single window of DNA contains:
- the Sbf gene encoding myotubularin-related protein 13 isoform X2, translated as MSRLADYFVIVGYDHEKERSGAILQRFPEKDWQDTPFIDGIEWFCQPQGWTLSTERQEPRFFVSVLTDVDANRHYCACLCFNETVAITPSKPVDEEEDPVDGETTPLKPIIPSISHSSIMYAPKCLVLVSRLDYIETFRNCLGIIYCVYIENMPVPLETLVGNILGCIQVPPPGGPQVRFSIGAGDRQALQPPLSPSLPVTYTSVNLLFQQLGIRNVLTLFCAIMTEHKILFHSKSYNRLTEACRALTALMYPFRYTHVYIPLLPAPLVEVLSTPTPFIMGVHSSLRVEVAEQMDVIVADLDGGSILIPDGISVPLLSEPLFSQTQEALSLILQPELSCADHAFPPLALRAPQPIMLDKEIRAVFMRTFAQLLQGYRSCLTLIRIHPKPVITFHKAAFLGERNLRDCDFTTRVLDCMFFTSFVSERGPPWRPCDVWDELYSNLNDLFKKERQDPRLVLVHIQELATQLYTNEIPNPQSYAQKIPVPPEGAFARIHQPALPRINVDLVQAIINEGMSKNDLKTSDDLNWLSSLRPIQPRIVPMGPHISNLRDNRNIVSNSARRLEVLRNCVNCIFENKISDARKTFPAVLRALQSKQARLALCNELSQQVSGTKAMLEDQQFDLVVRLMNCALQDDSSMDEYGVAYALLPLATIFCRKLCTGIIQFAYTCIQEHIVWQNQQFWEAAFYQDVQKELRALYASRVESLLPNDRLSPLSPRDKELNWHRRSVLRLQEASALEIAAEQMRIWNSIDPEKQKELITCEENTMYSQAIHYANRMVYLLIPLDVGNKTHKQETYDDERASNSIANSVAESDSADAESGFEDQDPTETGSTVIRIVSRFIDKVCNEGGVTRDHIRNLHQMIPGVVHMHIETLEGVYRESKRRPPIQKPKILTPNLLLGEELIMEGLRVYLLPDGREESIPGLLGVPPLLPAEGAIFLTNYRIIFKGTPCDSFACEQIIVRFFPVTSLTKEKKVAVQYLAHLDQWLQEGLQLRSCTFQLMKLAFDEEVTAEHIDNLRKFIHKNRHPPNFWHYFAFAGQVTVTETPLHKSKEKNATLKGFAKKTLLKTARKAGFKPKSSSKRQKYVLPNVTLNNSNKYMTSPGRMSVPLEDFGKEDDILMDDFENNPIVATPTPTDAKTLERMVERSYVRDWQRLGICNNTSPLNTKGPQDQFKLTSVNSTYSMCRSYPALLVVPNSVTDESIRRFCRCSRQGRIPTITWRHPRTKALLLRGAGHHGKSVMGMLKSHPTPNASTETTSSNEQEKYLSALVNATPVFSHRPGWAMSDSSLSIDSLLLAAEDPLACATLTPEVARRSNAFNKAFGTLGVFPRHSGGKGPKNFGRWGSLKDRRQSSQGSLAPTQQVRATMRHSTDLDGAVDSVHTLQRAALYILGEKAQMKGIRVESAPKTDFIPVDYYDVRHTKTSFKKLMRACIPSSQNQNVEPEHSFHKLIEASEWLQQIQNIMQLAGAVVDLLDLQGSSVAICLEEGWDITAQVSSIAQLCLDPHYRTIEGFRVLVEKEWIGFGHRFSHRSNLNANSQASGFAPTFLQFLDVIHQIQKQYPLAFEFNDFYLRFLAYHSVSCRFRTFLFDCEAERVESGVAAVEDKRGSLTSHHKTVDTTSDDENIYPGGRLCGTYQGSNLGQSVFDYIEKQHARNPLFFNFLYTPDFEHPVLRPQSHLPCLEIWNYYLDENLHNGPSYDPEIIQMDTQQEEEAEAADGSNKSSRKVVALGYDCIDKVVPDAFSHLLEDIHKLEMELGHLPQKWKVLWDKLDIPLTDSLTRHASFSAALVRSHGRLVHKRSTLEILMRGKMAGAAEASLMYSHPHRFEKHNYTTPTHCDACSTLLWGPVKTGMRCMDCGYSCHEKCAEGVPNNCTKYKAISDAAATQTMQVSGGDNGSVSSGSARQTSSQQYYEQFSSNVAENRTHEGYLYKRGALLKGWKQRWFVLDSIKHQLRYYDAMEDSHCKGYIDLAEVMSVNSATPAPGPPKKTDDKSFFDLRTSRRTYNFCAADAASAQEWIEKIQACLQ; from the exons ATGTCAAGGCTCGCtgattattttgttattgttggATATGATCATGAAAAAGAAA GAAGTGGTGCCATCCTTCAGAGATTCCCTGAAAAAGATTGGCAAGACACACCTTTCATTGATGGCATTGAATGG TTTTGTCAGCCTCAAGGATGGACCCTTTCAACTGAGAGGCAGGAACCACGTTTCTTTGTATCTGTACTTACCGACGTAGATGCAAACCGTCATTACTGTGCTTGTCTTTGTTTCAACGAAACTGTCGCCATTACCCCTAGTAAACCTGTAGATGAG GAAGAGGATCCAGTAGATGGAGAAACCACCCCCTTAAAACCTATTATCCCATCAATATCGCACAGCAGCATAATGTACGCCCcaaaatgtttagttttagTCTCTCGGTTGGATTATATTGAAACTTTTCGA AATTGTCTTGGTATAATATACTGTGTTTACATAGAGAACATGCCAGTTCCCCTGGAAACTTTAGTAGGTAATATTTTGGGTTGCATACAAGTGCCTCCACCTGGAGGGCCGCAAGTCAGGTTTAG TATTGGAGCCGGAGACAGACAAGCCCTTCAGCCACCTTTATCCCCTTCTCTTCCTGTTACTTATACATCAGTGAATTTACTCTTCCAACAACTCGGTATTCGCAATGTCCTCACTCTATTTTGTGCCATAATGACGGAACATAAAATACTCTTCCATTCGAAAAGCTACAATAG GTTGACTGAAGCCTGTAGAGCTTTGACAGCACTAATGTATCCATTTCGGTATACTCACGTATATATACCGCTACTCCCAGCCCCTTTGGTAGAAGTGTTGTCCACTCCTACTCCATTTATAATGGGGGTACATTCTTCATTGCGAGTTGAAGTTGCGGAACAG ATGGATGTTATAGTTGCCGATTTAGATGGGGGTTCAATTCTCATTCCTGATGGCATCTCAGTGCCTCTTCTTTCAGAACCTCTTTTTAGCCAGACTCAGGAGGccttaagtttaattttacagCCAGAATTGAGTTGTGCGGACCATGCATTCCCACCTTTGGCATTGCGCGCTCCGCAACCCATTATGTTGGATAAAGAAATTCGTGCTGTGTTTATGAGAACTTTTGCCCAATTATTGCAAGG ATATCGTAGTTGTTTAACGCTAATTCGGATCCACCCAAAACCGGTGATAACTTTCCACAAAGCCGCgtttttag GTGAAAGAAATTTACGAGACTGTGATTTTACGACGAGAGTGTTAGACTGCATGTTCTTTACTAGTTTTGTATCGGAAAGGGGACCACCATGGAGACCCTGTGATGTTTGGGATGAGCTTTAtagtaatttaaatgatttgtTTAAGAAAGAACGACAG GATCCCAGGTTAGTTTTAGTCCACATTCAGGAGCTCGCAACCCAGCTGTATACCAATGAGATTCCAAATCCGCAATCATATGCCCAAAAG ATCCCAGTGCCACCTGAAGGCGCATTTGCTCGCATTCATCAGCCAGCTTTGCCGCGTATTAATGTTGATCTTGTGCAGGCAATCATCAATGAGGGCATGTCCAAGAACGATCTGAAAACCAG tGATGATCTTAACTG GCTATCATCGTTGAGACCAATTCAACCCAGAATAGTCCCGATGGGACCTCACATATCAAATCTTCGAGACAATAGGAATATTGTTAGCAATTCAGCTAGGCGTTTAGAG GTTCTTAGGAATTGCGTCAACTgcatatttgaaaacaaaatttcggaTGCCCGTAAAACGTTTCCAGCAGTATTGAGAGCGTTACAGTCCAAGCAGGCCCGGCTTGCCTTGTGCAACGAATTATCGCAGCAAGTTAGTGGTACCAAGGCTATGTTGGAAG ATCAGCAATTTGATTTGGTGGTGCGTTTGATGAACTGCGCATTACAAGACGACAGTTCTATGGACGAATACGGCGTCGCGTACGCTTTGTTACCTTTGGCTAccattttttgtagaaaactCTGTACTGGGATTATTCAATTCGCCTATACCTGTATACAAGAACATATAGTTTGGCAAAATCAGCAATTTTGGGAGGCAGCCTTTTATCAG GATGTCCAAAAAGAGTTGCGAGCACTTTACGCTTCTAGAGTGGAGAGTCTGCTTCCTAATGATAGGTTGAGTCCCCTGTCTCCTAGAGATAAGGAGCTCAATTGGCATAGAAGGTCTGTTTTGAGGCTACAAGAAGCATCCGCTTTGGAAATTGCAGCAGAGCAAATGAG AATATGGAATTCTATAGATCCAGAAAAACAGAAAGAGCTGATCACTTGCGAGGAGAACACCATGTATAGTCAGGCAATCCATTACGCTAATCGAATGGTTTATCTCCTCATTCCTCTAGATGTAGGTAACAAAACGCACAAGCAGGAAACTTATGACGATGAAAGAGCCAGCAATAGTATTGCAAATAG TGTGGCCGAAAGTGATAGTGCCGATGCAGAATCCGGTTTTGAAGATCAGGATCCTACTGAAACCGGCAGCACGGTTATTCGAATTGTTTCGAGGTTCATTGATAAGGTTTGCAATGAGG gTGGAGTTACAAGGGATCACATAAGAAATCTGCACCAAATGATACCAGGAGTAGTGCACATGCATATTGAAACCTTAGAAGGAGTTTACAG AGAATCAAAGAGACGTCCACCTATacaaaaaccgaaaattcTTACACCAAACTTGCTATTGGGCGAAGAGCTTATAATGGAAGGTTTGCGAGTTTATCTACTTCCAGACGGGAG AGAGGAAAGCATTCCAGGACTTTTAGGCGTACCACCGTTATTGCCCGCAGAAGGTGCTATATTTCTTACTAATTACCGAATCATTTTCAAAGGAACCCCTTGTGATTCTTTTG CTTGCGAGCAAATCATAGTTCGGTTTTTCCCAGTAACCTCTTTaaccaaagaaaaaaaggttGCCGTTCAGTATTTAGCCCATTTAGATCAGTGGCTCCAGGAAGGTTTGCAATTAAG GTCTTGCACTTTTCAATTGATGAAATTAGCATTTGATGAGGAAGTGACCGCGGAACATATAGATAATTTACGAAAATTCATCCACAAAAACAGGCATCCGCCCAACTTTTGGCATTATTTCGCATTTGCTG GTCAAGTAACAGTTACTGAAACACCGTTGCATAAAAGCAAGGAGAAAAATGCGACTCTGAAAGGTTTTGCCAAGAAGACTCTTTTAAAAACTGCCAGAAAAGCTGGATTTAAGCCAAAGTCATCCTCAAAGAGGCAAAAGTACGTTTTGCCTAAT GTAACcctaaataattcaaataagtACATGACGTCACCGGGAAGGATGAGTGTACCTTTAGAAGATTTTGGCAAGGAGGATGATATTTTAATGGACGACTTCGAAAATAACCCAATTGTAGCCACACCTACTCCTACAGATGCCAAAACATTGGAACGAATGGTGGAAAGGAGTTACGTACGAGACTGGCAAAg GTTGGGGATTTGCAACAACACGTCTCCACTTAACACCAAAGGACCTCAAGATCAATTTAAGTTAACTTCTGTGAATTCAACCTACTCTATGTGTCGAAG TTATCCCGCTCTCTTGGTAGTACCAAACTCGGTAACAGACGAAAGCATAAGGAGGTTTTGCAGGTGCTCTAGACAAGGACGAATACCTACAATTACCTGGCGACATCCCAGGACAAAAGCTTTGTTATTGAGAGGCGCCGGACATCACG GTAAAAGTGTGATGGGAATGCTAAAAAGTCATCCTACTCCAAATGCTTCGACCGAAACTACTTCGTCGAATGAGCAAGAAAAGTATTTGTCTGCTCTTGTGAATGCTACCCCAGTGTTTTCTCATCG GCCTGGTTGGGCAATGTCGGATAGTTCTTTAAGTATTGACTCACTGTTATTGGCAGCTGAAGACCCATTAGCCTGCGCCACTTTAACTCCAGAAGTTGCTAGACGTTCAAACGCCTTCAACAAAGCTTTCGGTACCTTGGG GGTTTTTCCCCGTCATTCTGGTGGTAAAGGTCCGAAGAATTTTGGGAGATGGGGCTCATTAAAAGACCGAAGACAATCTTCCCAAGGGTCACTGGCGCCTACCCAACAAGTTAGAGCCACAATGCGACATTCAACTGATTTGGATGGTGCAGTTGACAGCGTACATACACTTCAAAG AGCTGCCCTGTACATATTAGGCGAAAAGGCTCAAATGAAAGGCATTAGGGTGGAGTCGGCCCCTAAAACCGACTTTATTCCAGTGGATTATTATGACGTCAGGCATACTAAAACTTCGTTTAAAAAACTAATGCGCGCCTGCATCCCCAGTTCACAAAATCAGAACGTTGAGCCTGAGCACAGTTTTCATAA GTTGATAGAGGCTTCAGAGTGGTTACAACAAATCCAAAATATCATGCAATTGGCTGGCGCTGTTGTAGATTTGCTAGACTTGCAAGGATCTAGCGTGGCTATATGCCTTGAGGAGGGTTGGGACATCACAGCTCAAGTATCCTCAATAGCGCAACTTTGTCTTGATCCCCATTATCGCACAATCGAGGGATTTAGGGTGCTCGTAGAGAAAGAGTGGATTGGTTTTGGGCATAGGTTCAGTCACAG AAGTAACCTTAACGCCAACTCGCAAGCGAGTGGCTTTGCGCCGActttccttcaatttttggATGTGATTCATCAAATCCAGAAACAGTATCCGCTAGCTTTTGAATTCAACGATTTTTACTTGCGTTTCTTAGCCTATCACTCGGTTTCTTGCCGATTTAGGACGTTTTTATTCGATTGCGAGGCGGAAAGGGTGGAATCCGGGGTCGCTGCTGTTGAGGATAAGAGAGGGTCCTTAACATCTCATCACAAAACCGTGGACACCACGTCCGATGATGAAAATATCTATCCTG GTGGGAGATTATGCGGGACATATCAAGGCAGTAATCTGGGACAAAGCGTTTTCGACTACATCGAGAAACAGCACGCCAGAAAccctttatttttcaattttctatataCGCCCGATTTCGAGCACCCGGTATTAAGGCCACAAAGCCATTTGCCTTGTCTTGAG atttggaattattatttggaTGAGAATCTCCACAATGGCCCCAGTTATGATCCCGAAATCATTCAAATGGATACCCAACAGGAAGAAGAGGCTGAAGCCGCTGATGGCTCAAATAAATCATCTAGAAAAGTTGTGGCACTTGG ataTGATTGCATCGATAAAGTGGTCCCAGACGCCTTCAGTCATCTTCTGGaagatatacataaattagaaatggaatTAGGGCATTTGCCGCAAAAGTGGAAAGTCTTGTGGGACAAACTGGATATACCATTGACAGATTCACTTACT CGCCATGCCTCATTTAGCGCCGCTTTAGTGCGATCCCACGGCAGACTAGTTCATAAACGTTCcactttagaaattttaatgcgAG GCAAAATGGCGGGAGCCGCTGAAGCATCGCTCATGTACTCACATCCTCACCGATTTGAGAAACACAACTACACGACCCCCACACACTGTGACGCTTGCTCAACTCTCTTATGGGGGCCTGTGAAA